The genomic interval TTGTCTGTTATATCTTCAATATATCCTGTAAAGCCATTTATGATCATATCAGTTGCTTCCGCCTCGCTCAATCCCCTGGATCTCAGGTAGAATATCTGCTCCGGGTCAAGGCTGGATATTGATGATGAGTGCTTTGACTTTGTATCGTTGTTTTTAATCAATAATGCTGGCTTTGAGTTTCCCTTTCCGTTTTCGGACATAAGCAATATGGCTGAACCATAAAATCCAGATGATTTTACACCTTCAGGCTCTATATCTATATTTCCCCTATGCATGGTGGAACTCCTATCCAGAACAACGCCCTTTATATTTATATCACAGTTTGAATACTTTCCGTACTGCACACTTGAGTCCCATATATCCATTTCCTGGTCACCCCTTGAAACATTGACTCCATATGATTTCATTGTTGTGTTGTCGTACATTTCACTTTCGTGGTTATAAAAGACCTTGTTTGCGCCTGCGTTAACATCTATTATCCTGATTTCTGAATCACGGTAAAGAACCGGTCTTACATAGGTTAAGTTGACTGTATCTTCCCCCTCATCCTGGACATAGTTGTATTTCACATGGGAACCTTCCTCGCAGAATATGTATATATTCCTTCCATGGACGCCATTTCCCTTATTGTGCTTCTTGTATACATCTGTGATCTCAACCGATGCATTTTTTCCAACTATGATAACATTTTTGAAGGCAAATGACGCATTGGAATCCTGTATTGATTCTATTTTCACATCGGTGGTGGTATTATCAGGAAAATGTATAAAGTATCCGTTTTCATAGGAAAAATTGATCAGGTATTCCCTGTTATATTTGCCTAACTGCTGGTCAACATACTTTTTGAACAGGTCCTTTTTCTCCTCAAATGCGGTTTTCATGTTTGAAATGTATACTTCCTTTTTTTTCCCGCTTATAATAAAATCAGAATCAGTTACAACGAGATCATAATTACTATCAATTTTTTCATCTTTTTTGATAGAAACTGATAGCTCTCCGTATGCCATCCTTTCAAGGTCTTTTTCAGTAATATTTACATAGGTTTTTTTGTCCGGGCTTTCCTTATAAGACGGGTCAGGATATTTTAAATAATAAATATAAGCCTGTTTTCTATATTCTATATCAAAATCTCTAAATCTTTGATTTAATGTTTCTAAATAATTCTCTATCATGTTAATCACCGGTATAAATTAAAAAAAATGGTTTATCCCACAGCTCCCATTTTTGACATTTCGAGTTTTACGAGCCTGTTCATTTCCACTGCAAACTCCATAGGAATTTCCTTCATGATATCATCCATAAACCCGAGAACGATCATAGATGAAGCTTCATCTTCGCTTAATCCCCTTGATCTCAGGTATGTAAGCTCATCTGTACCTATCTTTCCCACAGTAGCTTCATGGCTGAATTCAGCAGTTGGCTCATATATCTCATCGTAGGGATATGTGTAGTTCTTGGAATCGCTGTTTATCAACAGGGCATCACACTGTACATGGCTTTTAGCGCGCTTTGCACCTTCATTCATCCTTACAAGGCCCCTATAGGCGGTAAGCCCGTTATCAAGGCTGATAGATTTTGATACTATCCTGGATGTAGTATCCGGTGCCAGATGCAACGCTTTTCCTCCTGCATCCTTGAATGTGTCCTTAGTTGCAAGGGTTATCTGGAGATTTGATGTGGATGCGCCCCTCCCCCTGAGGTATGATGATGGATATATCATGGTTACTTTGGATCCCAGTTCACCTGTTACCCAGTCCATATGTGCATTTTCATCAACCCATGCCCTTTTGACGGGTAAATTATATACACTATCAGACCAGTTCTGTACACTTGTGTACTTTACATCAGAATTCTTCCTGGCGTATATTTCCACTATTGCAGTGTGCAATGAACTTGTGTTGTATTTCGGAGCAGTGCAGTTATGGACTGCGAATCCTTTTACCAGATAGGAATCGTCTGTTTCTACTTCCATATTGTATACGATGTCATCATATACTTCGGCTTCCATTTTCTTTATGGGAACATAATAGTAGTTATCTTTATGCCTTACCCTGCTGAATTTTATGTTCTCTGTATACTCTACGATGTATTGTTCATTTCTTTTTATGTTTCTGCCCAGTATTACATCATCTGAAGCTTTCCTTATCATTATGCTGGCAAATGTGTTATTTCTCGATAACATTTCCTGTAGCTGCAATGCAAGCACTTTGCTTGCTGTGCCAGCACGGATCATTTTTGATTTGCCCTTTTTAATGTATACGTTGCCATCCCCTTTCAGGTAATAATCGATCAATAGTTTCTGTTTTTCCGGTGGCAGTTTCATTATTTTTTCAGATAATGCCTTTTTGTCTGCATATTTTCCAGCGTTATTTAAGCAGAAGTCTATCAGTGTTTTTGAGTATGTGGATACTGTGTAATATTTTTTATCCGCTTTGAATATATTTGCCTGCTCGCCTTTAGCTTTTATTATATTATACAATTCATATGCAATTTTTTCTTCTTTTTCTGATAAACCAAATGAGAAAGACATCTGATATAAATTCAGAGATTTATTGAATGATATTGAACCTTCTGCGGTATAAAGGCCAAGAATTTTAAGCATGTCATCATCTATGGAAGCGTCATCTTCTGTTTCAACAGGCGATACATAAACGATAAAGTCTCCTTCGCTCAATTCATCCATTCTTCTGTATTCCGGTATGGCTTCCATCAGCTTTTTTGTTGATATTTCGTAATGCCCATCCCTTATTCTTGACGTTACATCCTCTTTCTTTATACTTAGAACAGGATGTTCTGATGTTGCCCTGAAAGCATTTCCAGGTGATAATGGTGTTATTTTATACATCAAGCCACTGTATGGATGCACATATTTGCGTGTAATCTTTCTTTGATTGCCGGTGTTTGAGACTACTGAATCATCTGTCAATAGTTCATTTATTGGCACAAATTTATCGCCCTGGCTGATCAATTCATCCTCAGGCAGGCAGCCTTCGATATAATGGACTTTTGCACCCTCATCAGCTACAACTATAGTATGTTCAAACTGTCCGCTCTGTTCACCATTCATTCTAAAATATGTCTGCAATGGCATATCTATTGTAACGTTTTTCGGGACATAAAGGAATGACCCTCCTGACCATACAGCACCATTTAAAGCTGCGAATTTATTATCACTGGGTGGAATAGCCCGGCAATAGTAATCTTTCACAAGGTCCGGATGCTCCTGTACAGCGGTATCAAGGTCGGTAAATATTACACCCTTGTCTTCCCATTCCTTTCTCAAGCTCCCGTAAACGCCTTCACTGTCATACTGGGCAACAGACCCTGCAAGATATTTCTGCTCCATCTGTGGTATGCCGAGTTTATTGAATGTTTCCTTGATTTTATCAGGCACGTCATCCCAGTTTTTTGCTTTGGTTTCCCCTGGCTTTGAATAGTATGTCAGTTCATCAAAATTTATTCCCGATAGGTCTGGCCCCCATGTTGGCATGGGCTTTGAAAGGAAAATGTCAAGCGCTTTAAGCCTGCTCCTCCTCATCCAGTCAGGTTCATGCTTGATATCTGATATTTCTTCTACGGTCTTTCTATTCAAACCTGTTCCTGTTGAATAAACGGGATTTATTGTATCGTGGAATTCAAAATCTGACTTTTTGTTGTGCTTTAAACTTTCAGTAAGTTTTTCTATTTCTTCATCTTTATTGTAGTCTTCCATTTTTATCACTCCTTTATCCAGTCGTATCCTTCATCTTCTATTCTATCGGATACTTTGTTATCACCATTCATTACTATTCTGCCATCCTTTAACACATGGACAAATTCAGGGATAATGTCCTTTAATATCCTCTGGTAATGTGTAATTATGAGAAATCCTACTTTTTGATCATGCATTTTCTTGATTTCAGCTGATACAAGTTTCAGTGCATCCACATCAAGTCCGGAATCAATTTCATCCAGTATTACTATTTTTGGCTTCAGTATAACCATCTGTAGAACTTCAAAACGCTTTCTCTCTCCCCCGGAAAAGCCATCATTTATAGATCTTGATATAAAGGATTCGTCCATGTCAACATCTTTCATTACAGTTTTGACCATATTAAAAAATTCCTTAAGTGGCATCTTTTCATCGGGATATAGATTATTGTATGCCATTCTAAGAAAAGTAGATATTTTTACCCCACTTATGCTAATTGGATTCTGAAAAGCCAGGAATAAACCTGCCCTGGCACGTTCTTCCGGCGTGGCGTTTGTCAAGTCCCTGCCATTTATCAGGATCTTTCCGCCTGTGATTTTATAGTTAGGATGCCCTATAAGTACCTCACCAAGGGTACTTTTGCCGGCCCCGTTAGGACCCATTAAAGCGTGAATTTCGCCTGAGTTAATAGTAAGGTCAATACCCTTTAGTATTTCTTTGCCTTCTACTTCGGCTTTAAGATTTTCTATCTTGAGTGCCATATCTGTCATTATAGATTCATTACAAATTGGTATTTAAACATTTTATTATGTATAAAGTAACTAAAGTACATATAAGTATAAATATTAAATTAGAATATATATTTAGTGATTGTATGGAAGTAATAGTTAATGATTATCTGGGCAATAGCAAAAGCACTATACTCAGTTCTCTACTATACGATGATAAAACACTCGATCAATTATCCGAGATTATGGGTATTAACAAAAATGCAGTCCAGGAGCATATCTATTATCTTGAAACACATAATCTTGTTTCATCTTATTTTGTCAGAGCTAAAACAGGAAGGCCAAAAAAATATTATAAGTTAACAAAGAATGGAATGCAAATTTTCCCAAAACAGTATATCAATTTTTCATCTATGCTTTTAAAAGAAGTAGAGAGAGAACTGGGGACTGTAGGATTAAATAAAATTCTCATGCGGATGGCAGAAGACATTATAAAGGAAGTTACATCAGATAACATGTCGCTAACATCACTGAACAGGGAAGAAAAACTTGAAAAAATAGGTGAATACGTTAATATTCTGAACAAGCTTGGTTATTATGCAAAGATGGAAGTGGATCATGACACAGTTAAAATCATCAGGCATAACTGTATTTTCTACGAACTGGCAAAAAATAATAAAGACATGGTCTGTGGCTCACTTGAAGGTTCAATGCTGCCTAACACTTCAAATGAAGGTTTCAAGCTAATTGAGAATTTTCCTGATGGGGACAATAAATGTGTTGTTGAAATTACACTTTCTCCATAATAAAATATAAAGTTTATAGAAGCTGGCAATATTGAAAAGGGTTAATATAGTATTTAGAATTAATAAGGTTACATGGGAAAAAAGCTGGTTAAAATTCCACCATCGTTATGCGTAAAATGCCGCGGTGCAAAGATGCTATGCGGTCTTTCATATTGCCCTGTTTCTATTGTGGACAGGGTTAAAAAAGTTTATACATTCAATGGAAATTCAATTTCAGGTTCCTCACCGCCATCGCTCTTTGTTGGCAGGTATGGCTACCCAAAAATTAATATTTATCCGTCAACACCCCCTTTCTCCGGTGATACAGCCTATATGGAGGACGAGTCAAAATGGCTTTCCACAGATTTGAATGAGTTTCTCTCCAGCAGGCTTTCACTCTTAAGGGGTGGAATTAAAATTGAAGCAACGAAGGCTTCAGACCCGGACTACAGGCTCCAGGAAATCCAGATAAGCTCATTATCATCCAGGCCTGTGGATGTTGAGATGACTGTGGAAAAATCATTTAAAGATAATGTTGTGCTTGATGAAAATATAACGCCTATGGGGCCATCATCGCCACTGAAGAGCATTAAATTCGGGAATTATCATATAGATAACAGGATTGAAAAGATATACTATGATAAGGATCTGAAGGCAGGAAGTGGAATACTGAAGCTATATGAAAGGGGAATTGGAATTAATGGGATTTCCAAGGCCCTCAGTTCAGGTTCCCTTGGAACAGGAAAAAAGAGGAGGATAGTGCCAACCAGATGGTCAATAACGGCTACGGATAAATCAATATCTGATAATTTAGTGGAAGAGATAAAGGATTACAGGGAAATAGATGAATTTGAAGTTTACATAAGGGAAACCTCAGGCAATTTATTTATAGCAATACTGGCACCTGGTCAGTGGATGTTTGAATGGGGCGAATCATGGTTCCCGGGAAGCACATGGAATAGTTTTGGCGATTCTGTTGAAGTTGAACTTGACTATGAAGGGTATTACGGAAGGAAGACATATCCGGGAATAGGCGGGTGTTATTATTCTTCCAGGCTTGCTGTTGCAGAGAAATACAGGGAAATCAAAAGAACCGGGTCAGCGATGCTCTGGAGGGAGATATATCCCGGTTTTAATATACCTGTAGGGGTCTGGTATGTAAGGGAAAATGTCAGGGAATTGCTTAAAGGAAAGCCGGAGAAGTTCGATAATATACAGGATGCAATAAAATATGTTGGAAAATTTACAAAGGTTGACATAAAGGCATGGAAAGCAAAATCAAACAATTTAAAATATCTTGTGTCCAGCCTTGATAATTACTGATAAATATGCCGGATAATATAAAAATAATTGAAACAAATGCAAAACATGCACTGGGTAAATCAGGAATGGCTGAGCTTGATTATGCATTTAATCCATATCTTGGATGCTTTCATGGTTGCCGTTACTGTTATGCAATAGATATGTCACCCGCAGAAGCGGCTAATAACTGGGGGAAGGTAGTTTTTGTCAGAAAAAATATAATTGAATTACTGGAACATGAGGCAAGAACATATAAAAAGGGAATAGTTGGAATATCAACAATTACAGACCCTTACCAGTCTATTGAAATGAAATACAGAATAGTGCCAGAGGCTATAGGAATACTGGTGAAGAATGGTTTTTATGTCACCATCCAGACAAAATCACCACTTATTTTAAAGGATATCAAAATTCTTGAAAAATATAAAAAAAATATTGATGTTGGCATTACAGTAACAACTATTAATAGAAAAGTCTCAAAAATACTGGAGCCATATGCACCTGATCCATTTAAGCGTTTAAATGCCCTGAAAAAGTTGGCTGAAACCGGAATCAGAACATGGCTTTATTTAGGGCCCATAGCCAATGGGGTAAACGACAATATAGATGATATTGACAGGATAATAGAATTCTGTGCTTCAACAGGGACAAGAATAATATATGACTCATTTCAGGATTTTAAAGGCACCGTTCCATATATGGCAGGAACGGGATATATTAAAACAGGGAATGAATGGTGGAATAGCTTCCGGCGAGCCATCGAAGAAGCCTGCCGGAGAAATAATGTTATATGTACATCAGAGGAGGATGAGTGGAAATATGAAGCACAGAGCAGGTTCCGGACATTGTTTTAGTGCCTGGCTTTTAGAGCAGCCAACCTTTAAATAGGATTTATTCTTTTAATAATAATGACACAATTTGGATTGGATTATCAACTTAAAATTTACTTGAAAATGGATGCAGATTCTGATCTTCCTGTATCGCTTGAATCCTGGAGGTCTTCTGCCAGAATGGCATTGCAGGATGGTCCCTGGGGATATCTCGAAGGTGCCGCAGGGTCGGAAGATACCATGATAGAAAATATAAAGGCATTTTCCAGGTATAGGATAAGGCCACGATACCTGCATGATGTAGAAAACAGAAATCAATCCATAACACTATTTGGCCGGAAACAGGATTCACCATTTATAATAGCACCTATTGGTGTGCAATCGATAATACATAAAGATGCAGAATATGCCAGTGCAGGAGCTGCTGCTTCACTGGGCATGCCATATATACTGAGTACTGTTTCATCAACCAGCATTGAGGACATAGCAGCAAAGTTCCCGGAGAGCGAGAAATGGTTCCAGCTTTACCCCGGAAAGGATGAAAATGTCATGAAGAGTATGGTCAACAGAGCGGAAAAAGCCGGATACAAAGTCATAGTGGTAACGGTTGACACAACAATGCTGGGTTGGAGGGAACAGGATATTAAAAATGCGTATCTTCCATTCCTGCAGGGAGAGGGCATTGCAAACTTCATAACTGACCCTGAATTTTTGAAAATGCTTGAAACTTCACCTGAAAATAATATGCAGGCCGCAATTGAAGAGTTCCTTATGGTTTATGTCAACCCTTCGTTCACATGGGATGGCTTCAGGAAAATAAGGAGCTGGACAAAACTGCCCATTTTAATCAAAGGAATATCGTCAGAAGAAGATGTGCATACTGCAGTTAAATACGGTGCAGATGGCGTGATAATTTCCAATCATGGGGGAAGGCAGGTTGATGGTTCAATATCCTCACTGGAAG from Ferroplasma acidiphilum carries:
- a CDS encoding helix-turn-helix transcriptional regulator → MEVIVNDYLGNSKSTILSSLLYDDKTLDQLSEIMGINKNAVQEHIYYLETHNLVSSYFVRAKTGRPKKYYKLTKNGMQIFPKQYINFSSMLLKEVERELGTVGLNKILMRMAEDIIKEVTSDNMSLTSLNREEKLEKIGEYVNILNKLGYYAKMEVDHDTVKIIRHNCIFYELAKNNKDMVCGSLEGSMLPNTSNEGFKLIENFPDGDNKCVVEITLSP
- the sufC gene encoding Fe-S cluster assembly ATPase SufC; the protein is MALKIENLKAEVEGKEILKGIDLTINSGEIHALMGPNGAGKSTLGEVLIGHPNYKITGGKILINGRDLTNATPEERARAGLFLAFQNPISISGVKISTFLRMAYNNLYPDEKMPLKEFFNMVKTVMKDVDMDESFISRSINDGFSGGERKRFEVLQMVILKPKIVILDEIDSGLDVDALKLVSAEIKKMHDQKVGFLIITHYQRILKDIIPEFVHVLKDGRIVMNGDNKVSDRIEDEGYDWIKE
- a CDS encoding SufD family Fe-S cluster assembly protein, which codes for MEDYNKDEEIEKLTESLKHNKKSDFEFHDTINPVYSTGTGLNRKTVEEISDIKHEPDWMRRSRLKALDIFLSKPMPTWGPDLSGINFDELTYYSKPGETKAKNWDDVPDKIKETFNKLGIPQMEQKYLAGSVAQYDSEGVYGSLRKEWEDKGVIFTDLDTAVQEHPDLVKDYYCRAIPPSDNKFAALNGAVWSGGSFLYVPKNVTIDMPLQTYFRMNGEQSGQFEHTIVVADEGAKVHYIEGCLPEDELISQGDKFVPINELLTDDSVVSNTGNQRKITRKYVHPYSGLMYKITPLSPGNAFRATSEHPVLSIKKEDVTSRIRDGHYEISTKKLMEAIPEYRRMDELSEGDFIVYVSPVETEDDASIDDDMLKILGLYTAEGSISFNKSLNLYQMSFSFGLSEKEEKIAYELYNIIKAKGEQANIFKADKKYYTVSTYSKTLIDFCLNNAGKYADKKALSEKIMKLPPEKQKLLIDYYLKGDGNVYIKKGKSKMIRAGTASKVLALQLQEMLSRNNTFASIMIRKASDDVILGRNIKRNEQYIVEYTENIKFSRVRHKDNYYYVPIKKMEAEVYDDIVYNMEVETDDSYLVKGFAVHNCTAPKYNTSSLHTAIVEIYARKNSDVKYTSVQNWSDSVYNLPVKRAWVDENAHMDWVTGELGSKVTMIYPSSYLRGRGASTSNLQITLATKDTFKDAGGKALHLAPDTTSRIVSKSISLDNGLTAYRGLVRMNEGAKRAKSHVQCDALLINSDSKNYTYPYDEIYEPTAEFSHEATVGKIGTDELTYLRSRGLSEDEASSMIVLGFMDDIMKEIPMEFAVEMNRLVKLEMSKMGAVG
- a CDS encoding Nre family DNA repair protein produces the protein MGKKLVKIPPSLCVKCRGAKMLCGLSYCPVSIVDRVKKVYTFNGNSISGSSPPSLFVGRYGYPKINIYPSTPPFSGDTAYMEDESKWLSTDLNEFLSSRLSLLRGGIKIEATKASDPDYRLQEIQISSLSSRPVDVEMTVEKSFKDNVVLDENITPMGPSSPLKSIKFGNYHIDNRIEKIYYDKDLKAGSGILKLYERGIGINGISKALSSGSLGTGKKRRIVPTRWSITATDKSISDNLVEEIKDYREIDEFEVYIRETSGNLFIAILAPGQWMFEWGESWFPGSTWNSFGDSVEVELDYEGYYGRKTYPGIGGCYYSSRLAVAEKYREIKRTGSAMLWREIYPGFNIPVGVWYVRENVRELLKGKPEKFDNIQDAIKYVGKFTKVDIKAWKAKSNNLKYLVSSLDNY
- a CDS encoding SPL family radical SAM protein is translated as MPDNIKIIETNAKHALGKSGMAELDYAFNPYLGCFHGCRYCYAIDMSPAEAANNWGKVVFVRKNIIELLEHEARTYKKGIVGISTITDPYQSIEMKYRIVPEAIGILVKNGFYVTIQTKSPLILKDIKILEKYKKNIDVGITVTTINRKVSKILEPYAPDPFKRLNALKKLAETGIRTWLYLGPIANGVNDNIDDIDRIIEFCASTGTRIIYDSFQDFKGTVPYMAGTGYIKTGNEWWNSFRRAIEEACRRNNVICTSEEDEWKYEAQSRFRTLF
- a CDS encoding lactate 2-monooxygenase encodes the protein MTQFGLDYQLKIYLKMDADSDLPVSLESWRSSARMALQDGPWGYLEGAAGSEDTMIENIKAFSRYRIRPRYLHDVENRNQSITLFGRKQDSPFIIAPIGVQSIIHKDAEYASAGAAASLGMPYILSTVSSTSIEDIAAKFPESEKWFQLYPGKDENVMKSMVNRAEKAGYKVIVVTVDTTMLGWREQDIKNAYLPFLQGEGIANFITDPEFLKMLETSPENNMQAAIEEFLMVYVNPSFTWDGFRKIRSWTKLPILIKGISSEEDVHTAVKYGADGVIISNHGGRQVDGSISSLEALDEITGENKPEFTILFDSGIRHAADAMKALALGASGVLIGRPYCYAMAVAGQRGIERYLNQLRAEFDLQMALSGYSSISQLGRHTIYKKSPY
- a CDS encoding SufD family Fe-S cluster assembly protein; protein product: MIENYLETLNQRFRDFDIEYRKQAYIYYLKYPDPSYKESPDKKTYVNITEKDLERMAYGELSVSIKKDEKIDSNYDLVVTDSDFIISGKKKEVYISNMKTAFEEKKDLFKKYVDQQLGKYNREYLINFSYENGYFIHFPDNTTTDVKIESIQDSNASFAFKNVIIVGKNASVEITDVYKKHNKGNGVHGRNIYIFCEEGSHVKYNYVQDEGEDTVNLTYVRPVLYRDSEIRIIDVNAGANKVFYNHESEMYDNTTMKSYGVNVSRGDQEMDIWDSSVQYGKYSNCDINIKGVVLDRSSTMHRGNIDIEPEGVKSSGFYGSAILLMSENGKGNSKPALLIKNNDTKSKHSSSISSLDPEQIFYLRSRGLSEAEATDMIINGFTGYIEDITDNEFLKATIKDILKL